The DNA region ttttaatttggatttaTCTTTAAAGACAGATGAAATTTAATTCTTAATAAATGCATAGTCGTTTGGTTTGAGATACTGCGCGTTGAAAGTGATCTAATGTGAATTATATCAATGTAAACAAACCGGTTGAGGAAAGTGATCTAATGTGTATTATGTCAATGTAATCCTATATTAAGATTAAAGACAAACGTAATATTCAACTTGTGATTATTCTTGATCACTtgtttataaatacatattattaTAGTTTCCCACTTAGTCTCAAGAGACTGCAAAACATATATGCATGTGTAGTGCATAATCTAACcgttaatatttaatttctcATTCGGTATTTGGAATGAGATGGTAAAATTACTCATCGGTTATATAATCAAACGTctatatgattatatatttcaAGGCTAAAATTACTCATTGATTCTTACATGCTAATTACGGATCATTATATACATGTGTTTAGGACTTAGCTAGTGATATATGTAAACGTTTAGTGAAATATAAACGTCTATATGATTATAAACGTTATTCATTCGGTATTTGATTAGCAAATCTTAGTGTTACATTTTTCTCTTGTTTTCCTGTTACCTTTTCgaaattataaaattgaaatataagaAATCGTATTACTCTCCACAATTAAAATATCCACGTGGCAGCATTTATACCGTTAATAATGCTGGGTGAGCCGATggtaatttttacttttttgaaaACAAGCCGATGGTAATTTTTTATCGACTATATATAACTcattttctacaatttttttactGCGTACCCCCCAATTCTGGCTCAGAGAAATGATGAACGTCTCCATCGAAATAAGTTTTAAGGATACAAacagttgttgtttttttctgcGTACCCCAATTCTGCTTCAGAGAAATGATGAACGTCTCTATCGAAATAAGTTTTAAGGATACAAACAGTTGTCCTCCCTGTTCAAATACTTAATgctgtaatattttttttttttccggtcGGAACAATTTTGTATATACAGACACTGCAGTTGGCAGTGGCATTTAGTCTCACAACCCTCTTTCAGTATCCAAGCTACCTAATCCAAGCCACGTGGATCGACACATATCAAGAGTTGACTGTATAAATAATATCGTTTTGTCAAAGCTCTATTTAACTACAATGTTGATTTTCTAAAAGGCcattttacaatataattatttttgaagaaTTTTGTAGAACAAAACTAgttctcatattttttttactttgttttccACTTAGACATTAGTTAGTACCCctttaaaaaactaatataattattatcatCTATATGTACACATAGATTATAATACAATATTACTAACAATGaagaattatttattttgacgAGTATAACAACATGTGTtgtttcagtaaaaaaaaaagctattcttgggttcacccctagagtgaacctagaggttcacccaaccaataataatcactcatttcacaattgatattttttaaaaaaggaaacaaaatattgtcaattaatataatctttaaaataaataaaataaaaacaaataaaaataataatagttacaaaaaaagattttaatttttttttttaacattatcaacaaaaataaaccctaaaccataaatcataaaccctaaacccttgagtataccctaaacccttggggtATACGCTAAACCATTGGGATATacgctaaacccttggataatcttaaactctaaaccctaaactgtAGTActgtatatgcaaaaaaaaatagatattttaacgccatcatcgaaatactaaacactaaatcctaaactgtaaacctttaacctttgggtaaatcataaatacttggataatcctaaattttaaatcaaaaacactaaacactaaaacaataaatcttaaaaatactaaacccttaatcttaatctctaaactctttttatgattaaagatttggtatttttaagatttagtgtttaatgtttttaatttagagtttagagtttagggtttagtgttttgatgacggagttaaaatgtttttaattttttatgtatatattactatttttatttatttttaacattttttattttaaaaatataatataacttgataatattttgtttcctttttttaaagatatcaaTTATGAAATGaatgattcctattggttgggtgaatctctaggttcactctagggttgaacccaagaataaataaaaaaaaaaggaaaaaacaacaTGTGTTGTGTGTTACATGTAAATAACATAGATAAAGAATATATAATGTTGTTGACACTTATTTGTATTGTTCATGTTTGAGCGCGTATGATTTGTTGTTCTTTATCGAAAAAGCGCGTATGATTTGTATGGTTGTGAGACAACGTAAATGTGTGTATAGATGAATGGTGGATATCATGTTTGGTGGTTGCCccttaataaattattatattgatgAACACATATACTTTTCCAAGCGACTTGAGCATGATGAGTAACTACATTTCTTGCAGAGGCGGTAGTAGCACAACGACGTGGCATGTGATTACTCAAAACGCTTACTTACTTTAAGATCTCGAATGGACAATGTACAAATAATATCGTTTTGTCAAAGTTCTATTTAACTATAATGTTGATTTTCTAAAAGGGAATTTTACAATATGACTACATTTTGATGAATTTTGTAGAACAAAACTAGttctcatttttttgtttgtttattttactttgCTTTCTACTTAGACATTAGTTAGTGTGTGTATGGATGAATAGTGGATAATGGATATCATGTTTGGTGGTTGACCcctaataaattattattaatattatattgatgaaccttttttttttcttgaaacacAGATTACTTTTAATTACTTCTCAACTTGATCGATTACAATAACTAGAGAGAATTTGCCATCCTCTTTGATTGAAAGCATAAACTACAACAAtgtaaaataaaagagataatTCTTCATGAGAAGATGACAGCGGATTCGAGACTAAGCTTGAATTCGTCGATGTAGCTTTTCCGACGGAGTCCGACAGCAGAGAAATAATCACATATAGTGACGCTGAAAACCAGTCCTCACGAATGAGGAAGCTGAAGCCGAAACTTGATACCAAGTCCGGGAAATCATCTCCTTTCAAAGAAAGGAGGCATGGTGGCGAAATCCATTCCTCGATTGAGGAAGATGATACAAACATGAATTGAGACAGGGAAGCCCTCGGTGAACCCACCGATAAATTCTTCACAAAAGCAAGATATAACAGTAAGCTCGAACTATAGATCCCGGTGAACCCATCGGAAATCTTTAAACTAGCCAAGACCACATGTGATTGTAACAAGAATTTCAGTTCATTGAGCCTTGGAATCTTAGTTGATATGCTACCTTGAGAGAAGGTGTGTGTCGTTGAGGTACTAGTTCCACCGGAGTAGCAGTGGTGGATGGTGAGACAGATCGGAAAAGTGGCCGCGAGATCTGTCGGGGTGGCGATGGTGGGAAAGAGACGATGTGCTCTCGACTTCAACACACTTCGAAATGCCGGATCTGTTCGTCGAGTCATACGTGGAGCCCCACCGACAAGTGACATAAGAATTCCGGGATCAGAGAGGAAGTGGTACTGCAGTGGAGGGGTACGGAGAAGATGGACCAGATCTGTACGTAGTGCCTTCTTGACGGCATAGCTTGATTTTGAAGAGTACAAGTTCATAGATCTGGAATGCACGGGAGAGGAGATGATGGTACGACGATAACAGCGAGTCAAGTTAAACCGGGACCTGACTTTCCGGGAACCCCCGGAGAAGAGGACTGTTCCGGACGAGAGTGACGACCACGAGTGCACGCAGAACTTCAACGGTGGTGGCGACATCAAGTCTGAAACATGAGCAATACGAAAGAGAGAGTAACAAAAGTTGAAGAGAGTGATAGAGaaagacaaataaaatgaaaagaagTGGCGACGCCGGCGAGCTCCTCCGCCGCCGGCATCggaaatcagattcaaatttgAATTCTCGATAACTGTGCTTAGGAGAGAAAACCTGCAGCAAGCTTGTAAACTCTATTTTCTTTACCTCTTATTGATGAACCCAATACTCGATTAGTTGTCGTTAGAAATTTATTACAGAGCCATACTGTCACGCCTAGATTATTTCGATTCAGCGCAATACGTTCGTAACTAATTCCATATATGCATAGTAAAGATGGTcttgtttaataaaaatattatatggttTCCATTTTCCAATACTTTTAACTTTTTAGTGTGTCACCCTCAAGTTTCCGTTGCCAACCCTATAACCAAAACCGATTGAAACCCTCTAGAGTTTATTATAGACAGACAGTAACTGGATAAAACTCATACTCTAAGCTACAAACCGTTTCGTCGGCAAAAAAGAAGCTACAAACAGTTTCAAATGTAATATCTTTAAAGCTTAGTTATCGGTCCTAATAGGAATGCATTACTACACCAAGTTCCATGTTCTGAACTAATGTTGTAACCATCACGGTGCACACATTCCCGTCGATATTTAACTCTATGACCGGAACCGGTCTTGGACCATACGTAGTGAAACATTTGCAACAAACTTCCATAATTTTTGAAGAAATTTTCAAATGATAACTTCCATCTATATATTTGACAagataactctttttttttttcttctctgagGTATTATTATTACCTCAAATAAAAGCAACCGCCTTGAAAAACTCAACTATGTGCGGCTTCTTTGTTTTACACTCCACGAGAAGCCTTTTCCCGGACGGGGCCCACAAAGCAAATCGAGAGGTATATTGGGCTTAGGCCCAACGTTGATTTAGTCAACATGTGGCATTGTCAACCTCAAGCAATGATGTCAAGACCACTTTGGTCGGTTCAAAGACAGCCTGTCTTAACTTTAACCAAATCATCAGAACTATGGATTAcgctttaaaataattaaaaaaaaaagattttcgtCTTTTGACTGTTTTGTTTTCCAATCGAACGCACGAAGATATTGTTAACCGGTCTCGATCTCATTCTTTAGGGTCAAAAGTCACGGTCAACTATTCAATATTAACCGCTTGCGTTTCACCGGACTTGCGCTCTCCGGCGACCGGAAAAATCTGCATCTCAAAGGTCGTTCCTTTTCCGCTCTTTCTTCTTATTGAACCGAGGTGTGTAGGTAACTCGGCAAAAAAAGTAGTTTACTATTGATTCTCAATGCTGGTTTAACTACAAGGAGACGaattagagagaaaaaaaaaaactaaattgggATTTAGAATGGTCAAACTTTGAAATCCGAGAAATTAAAGGTTTAATTATCTGTATTGGAGATTTGGCTTGTGGTTTTTAGTACCAGCCAAAAGGAATGTTGAAGAAAGCTTAGGGACTTTGTGCTTTTTTTGTCCTTAGAGGAGGTCAAAGTTAGTGTTTGAACTATTGGACTAAGTAATTGGGCCACCTGTCTTGATTAATTTTCTCTGACTCTTTGTTTGCATGAATTTGAAGGCACTGAGAGTTTTGTGTGGGTTGTAACAAGTGCCGTTAGACTGTGAGACTCTCTTGATTTTGCCAGATGTTTTTTTGCTACTTAGTTCTGTGTGTCTGCTGTAATTGTATATTCGGTGTTTGTTACACCATGAGACAGCTATGTATTAGCCTATGCTGTTTGTGTTTTTGCCTTCTTTCACAAACCTGTTAACCAAAGCTGATTTTTTCTTAATGGGCGCTGCAAATTTTGATACAGGAAGCGGAGAACTTACTTATAGCTGAGAAAGAAAAGTGTGTCTGAAGGAATCAGATGGGAAGCAGCAACAGAAGTGGAGAACAAAGAAAGCAAATGGCAGAACTTAGCAAAAACCTTAAAGAAGGTGAGAGGATTCTGGAGCCTACACGTAGACCTGATGGTACACTCCGGAAACCCATCCGGATTCGAGCTGGACATGTTCCAGAAGATGAAGTTGTCATCTATCAGTCCAAAGGTTCTTTGGTATGGAGTCTTTGTTCCTTCCCTCAACACTCTGTATTTTGGTTCTTGAATCGTTTTGAAGTGTTCATTAAACTCAGTTGGTTATGGACAGCTTGATTTCATTATATGTATCTTTGCAATagatgaagaaggagatggCCTCGCTAGGACCTCCAGGTTATGAACCTGATCCAACTCCTAAACCAAAGACCAAAGCTGCTAAGAGAAACGAACgtaagaaagagaagagattaCAGGTATATGTGTTTCCAACTCCATCCATCTGTAAAACTACTAGCTTCGTCTTCAGTTATTTGAACATGCTTCAAAATTATCACCTCTGCAGGCTGCTGCAGAAAAAGGTAACATCTCTGAGGATGGATCAAGTAATCTTGACAAGGAAGAGGCTGCTCCAAGCAATGGAACTCAATCTGTGAATGTATTGGTTTCTGGTTTGGATGCTTTGAACCTTGGTGAAGCACGCAATCCAGGAACTGCAGGTGAAGACACTGAGAAGAGAATACGTGCACTTAAGAAGAAAGTAAGTTAAAATCTCTCCTCTCATTCACTACATTATTTTGTCCTTGATACGAGTGTAGCGGTTTGGTTGGTAATTGTGAGTTTCTCATCTTCTGCTAACATTTGACAGATACGACTCACAGAAGCTCAACAGCAGAAGACTGCTCCCAAAGACCTAAAGCCAGAGCAACTGGAGAAGTTCTCTAAGTTGGAGGAATGGAGGCAAGAACTCAAGGCTTTGGAGGATAAGGAGGAGGCGTAGCACTCTGCTGCATCTGACATGTAACTGTCTAGCTTTCAGACAGGTTGTAGCTTTTCTCATGAACAATTGTTAGAAGAACCAATCTAAATTTGTATGAATGAAAAGGAGGCTGTTCTTTGAGCTTTTTTGTCAGAAGTCTGGTTAATGAACTTGGCTCAATGCCTACTTTGTGTGATGGTGTTTGGTCTGCACCTAAAGCATGTGCTTACAACTAGATACATAAGTATTTATTATTGGTGCGAAACTGGGGGAGAGGCTATTTAGTGAAGGAGAGAAAGATTGTACTAAGTGATTACTGTTGGTGTCTTTTTTTAGTTAATATGTCATTTATGTCACACATGAATCTGTTTCTACATATCTATTGAAAGTTCAACCTAAGATGTTTGCTAGTTAGTTCAAGTGAGACCCACTCAGCTTTTAATAGGAGACAAATAGCATTTATACGTTTGCACCAAGCTCTGAACAGACACAACACACAGAAAAtgaaactcttcttcttcttaatcttCCTCCTCCTTGAATCTTGTGTTGGAGGAGCTAATGATACAATCATGAGAAGACAGTCCTTGAGAGATGGTGATGTTCTATTCTCCGAAGGAAAGAGGTTTGCCTTGATACAATCATGAGAAGACAGTCCTTGAGAGATGGTGATGTTCTATTCTCCGAAGGAAAGAGGTTTGCCTTTGGATTCTTCAGCCCTGGGGACTCTAACCTTTGTTATGTTGTATTTGGTATGCTCAGATCTCTAAGCAGACTGTTATATGGGTTGCAAATAGAGACCGTCCTGTTAATGACACGTCAGGTCTTGTAGTGTTCAGCAGCAGAGAGAACCTCTGCTTATATGCATCAGCTAATGAAACTGAGTCTACTAATGTGTCAGATAGGATCTCTGAGCCAATGGCGAGACTCTCTGATCTAGGCAACCTTGTTGTACTTGATCCTATCACAAGGAGAACTTACTGGGAGAGCTTTGATCATCCTACAGACACTTTTGTTCCGTTTATGAGAATTGGTTTCACAAGAAAAGACGGTTTGGATCGGTTTCTAACGTCGTGGAGATCTCCACTAGACCCTGGTCTCTGGATGCAAGGACATACTTGAACTCAGGACAAGATTTTTATGTACGCGTAGACAAGGAAGAGTTAGGTACACATATACATCCACTTGTCTGTTATAGAACAGGTTTACCCTACAGCTTTTGTAATACTTAATATCGATCTGTATGCTTGTTTCAGCACGGTGGAACAGAGATGGATCCTCAAGGAGGATGAGACTCATTTTGATTCTCATCAGTTTGATTGCAGCCGTCATGTTAACGACTGttatatgtttatgttttgtaaGGAAGCGAGAAagtaagtaaatatattttaagctCATAAGTTAGTTTCTTAGCGCGCAAGTAAGTACTGAAAACATGGTCATAAGCTCTGTTTTGTTTACTTTAGTGGTTCTGTTTTGTATCTTTTAAGCTCATAGTTAGTGTCTTAGCTCACAAGTAACTATTGAAAACATGGTCATAAGCTCTGTTTTGTTCACTTTAGTGAGGGTTAATGTTCTGTTTTGCGTCTTTTAAGTCCATAAGTTAGTTTCTTGGCTCAAAAGTAACTATTATAACTCCGGAAAGAAAAACAACGGTTGCTTCAATGATTTTCCAAATTTACTCGGACATgtaagtaaaaataaactacATTTTGTTGAAGAGAATAAATTGAGCATTAATTCACAAGGGAGAGGCAAAACTTGGGAAATAAGAACGGATTAAACTGTGAGTGGGACGAGGAGGAGAATAAGAAATGGAAGTAAGGTTTGTGGGGTGTTGAAATAGGTAGAAAAATTGGGAAGAGGGAATTGAGAGCATGGCCTTGTTACCCTTCTTGGAAAGGGCCTCAAGTCTGAGGTGGGAAGAAGGATGAGGGAAAGGTTCTATCCAAAATATCTTGTTCAGTTCAAAGGAGAACATCTTGCCCATTTTCAATAATGCACCTCCTGTGTTGTGGTTAGTGAGCCTCCAAACGTGTTGCATGCCATCTTTATTGATCTCTGAAATCCACATAAGACGACGGTCATCATCTATGCTGCCCATATGCATCTCAACAAccgatgatgatggtggtgatgGATTTGGAATGACTCGAAACGTGTCCATGTGAAGATCAAAAGCAACCAATTTCGTCTTGTCTTGGCAAAACCAATAAAGCCATCCGTTTGCAAAAATTGGTTCTCGGTACTGATCTATCCGATGATGATCAGGACAAGGTGGACTTACCTGCCTCCATTGCTTGACACCGAAATCAAAAACCTCGCAGGTGGCCGTGTTGTCGTCGTTAATGTTATGTAACCAGACTAGTTTGTAAGCTCCTGTGACGTAGTCTTTTCCAAACCCTGGAGAAGGGAACAACTTTTTCTTCTTGTGGGAACGCTGAATCTGAGCAAGAGGGAGCGTGTGGGACCATCTGGTGGCAGGGTTTATCACTTTAATTGGTCTTGTCAAGTCCGTAAAGCCATAGAGGCACACAAGACCATCCAGACTATCGGAAATTACCACCAACTTCTCTTCCTTATCATCCATAGTAATAtgacattcttcttcttccgctAGACAAGTACTACACTCCATCCTACTCATCGTCTTTGCAGCAAGGTTATGGCAGTTCCAGTCTTCATCTTCGTAAATACAGACAAATTTGGGTTCCTGCGTTTTCTGATGCAGCAGGTATTTCTCCCTGAAGGAGCTCGATGTTATCATACCTCTCCAGTGTTTAGACACGATTTGGAATCGAACTAGGGTTTTCACGGGAAGCCTCACCATTATTTCTTCTAACGTATCGTCGTTGGGTATCTCAATcacctctcctcctcctcttttaATTCTCTTCTTCAATGATGCATTATCTCCTCTGTCTTCCCTTCTTCTCCAAGATACCTTTTCCATGGGTGATGTGATGTACACGTGTGTGTCTTCAGACAATGACAAAAGTACTATTTGCTTTCTTCGTGTCTGTTAGGATTTGAATCCAACTTTGTGCTTTATAGGACTCAACGATCAATCGTATAAACAAACACTTCTCTTAGTTTTATTAACTTCAAAGGTTTTTGTTAGAACACAATATAGATCACAAGACAACTCTAGTGTTCTCTTTGTATCGGATGATCTCTAAAAGCTATGACTACCTCCCTATATATACGGCACTTGGATTTTCCTATTTCCTATTGAGTTAACAATTCCATTGACCGACCTTCTTAACGAGAAAAGGAAAACTAACGTATTCCTTTTATTGTGCAGGTTATGTCATTGGGCTGGAAGATAAGATTGGGCCCATATACCCACAGTGTCTTCAATTCTCTTCTCACATGCCCTCCAGTTTTTATAAACACGGTCTGTATTTTAGCTTCTCCTACCGACATTGTAATTAGGAATTCTAGTTCAATGGTAATCATCGAACAGCTAAGATTTAGTAATCTTATATTAGTGGTTAATTGATTGGTTTTGTTCTATAGAATTAAGATTTAGTGAGTTAAATAATTGATAGATTTCATTAATTATAAAACCACATATGTAAATCTAATTGGTCatagttatttttttcataattaaatAAAGCCACATGCATAAATCTAACTAGGTGGTTGTCTGCAAATTTACGGGTACAACATAATTTAAACTTTTTGCTATCGTCTATAACATATGTATATGTAGTATAGTTGGTTTGTAGATCAAATTTTCTgtctataaaaattattaaaattcaaaaatatgaattcAGTAATCACTTTAGTaatttctaaattaatatatattacgCACacttataactaaaatataaaatagaacaAAATAGTAAGAAGAAATATAACTATATTTGTGtgaatttttactattttaacgAGGAACATGATGGACTAGCTAAAGACTAGCCAGTTGTATTAAGACCCACAAACAAACTGATATTTGGGCTGCACTTTTTTCAATTATGAAAGTAATTtgtgttcaaaaagaaaaatttaaatattaaattgattttCACAGATTGAAGTTAGTccgaaaaaactaaaataatagtAGAAAACGAGACTGACAAAACTGAAAACTGAAAACTGAAGTTGTGAACTAAATATGAAGTGACAAATGGGTatgataaaatgtaaatatcttTATCAGGTGCGAGAGCAAGGTATGATAAACTGCATGTGCAAGAGCAAGGTAtagaagtttttaaaataatagtttgacATATTTTTGGTGGATATGAACAATCTCGACTGTGGAAATTTAACTTCAAGAATTAGTAGAGAAGTTTGGCAGTCAAGATCAAAGTTGAGGTCATCACCTTGTGGATCACaccaatcatatatataatgcctGAGTTTTCTCTCTTCTAAGAACAACCACGTCAGATTATTTTTATGGTTGTGGGACCCGCGCGATTTCCGGTTAAGCTGGTCGGATGATTGATTTGTTTGATTGTCGTCGGTTTGGTTTTATTAAAATCACAGCAGCATCTCGGACTGGGCTCCTTTGTTCTGTTGGGTCTGGGCCTCTCTATTTGTTGTGATCCAAGGAAAACATGTGTTTTGCTTAACTTCGTTCAAGTCGCCACCTTCGTTCTCTTTGTCTTCCTCGACGAACCTGTTCATCCCTTCGCCTTTTCTCAAGCTTTAATCTGTTCTTAAATTCGAGAATAAATGTTGTGTTAATTACACAAAACTCTGAAACGTCTTTTCCTCTGTTGATAGTTGTCATTAAACCCAGTGACGATGTTGTCTCTTCCGTTTCCTTCACTTGAAATCATATATATCAGGGGGTTGAAATCACGATTGATCCTCAGAACCACGCAATCAGCCTTTGACGCCTCAGTTGATCTGCCCAGTTCATTGTTGGTCGTCTGCTCCGTTTTCTGGGACTCGAAAAACATCTAGAAGCATGGTAAATTCATGGGAATCACTCTCCTCCTTCTTGATGatctaaatatttgatttgtacGTTTTTTCATTTTCGATTCTTAGGGCTTCTGTAATGGTCAGCAACGGGAAAACAGATAAAGATGTTTCTGCCGATTCAACGACTTCTGTTCT from Raphanus sativus cultivar WK10039 chromosome 8, ASM80110v3, whole genome shotgun sequence includes:
- the LOC108819591 gene encoding partner of Y14 and mago, coding for MGSSNRSGEQRKQMAELSKNLKEGERILEPTRRPDGTLRKPIRIRAGHVPEDEVVIYQSKGSLMKKEMASLGPPGYEPDPTPKPKTKAAKRNERKKEKRLQAAAEKGNISEDGSSNLDKEEAAPSNGTQSVNVLVSGLDALNLGEARNPGTAGEDTEKRIRALKKKIRLTEAQQQKTAPKDLKPEQLEKFSKLEEWRQELKALEDKEEA
- the LOC108819667 gene encoding putative F-box protein At2g02030, giving the protein MEKVSWRRREDRGDNASLKKRIKRGGGEVIEIPNDDTLEEIMVRLPVKTLVRFQIVSKHWRGMITSSSFREKYLLHQKTQEPKFVCIYEDEDWNCHNLAAKTMSRMECSTCLAEEEECHITMDDKEEKLVVISDSLDGLVCLYGFTDLTRPIKVINPATRWSHTLPLAQIQRSHKKKKLFPSPGFGKDYVTGAYKLVWLHNINDDNTATCEVFDFGVKQWRQVSPPCPDHHRIDQYREPIFANGWLYWFCQDKTKLVAFDLHMDTFRVIPNPSPPSSSVVEMHMGSIDDDRRLMWISEINKDGMQHVWRLTNHNTGGALLKMGKMFSFELNKIFWIEPFPHPSSHLRLEALSKKGNKAMLSIPSSQFFYLFQHPTNLTSISYSPPRPTHSLIRSYFPSFASPL